In Streptomyces sp. NBC_00344, the genomic window AACGCGCTGGAGATCTTCCACTTCGGCCGCACCCTGGCGGGATGTGTCTACGGCAACTCGAACCCGGCCGAGGATCTGCCGGTGCTCGCGGAACATGTCAGGGCCGGACGGCTGGACCTGGGGATGATGGTGACCGAGCACATCGGGCTCGAAGACATCCCCGCCGCCTTCGACAACATGATCGCGGGCAAGGGCGGGAGGGCGCTCGTCGTCTTCTGACGGAGCGTGACCGGGGCGGGGGCCTCGCCATTCCCCTCTACCCGCCTGCTTTTGTCCGCCGTCCCCCCGCCGGTCTTCCGGCCGGGGGACGCGCCGTTCCTGGAGTTCCTCAAGGAAGCGGGCCCGGGGGCGGGGTGCCGGTCAGCGCTCGGTGCCGCTGCTGCGCGGGCCTCCGGCGCCGGTGCTCGAGCCGTGCCCGCCGGGTGAAGCGCCGGAGCCCGCCTCCGGCAGCGGAGCGGACGGCAGGGAGGCCCGCCGCAGCCGTCCCGACCGGGACCGCGACACCGCTACACCCGCCAGGCACACCACCCCGCCCAGCAGCGTCAGCCACTCCGGCACCTCGTCCAGGAACAGCCACGACATCAGCACGACCAGCGCGGGCACCGCGTACGTGGTCGCGCCCATGCGCCCCGCGGTCGTCCGGGCCAGGGCGTAGGCCCAGGTGGTGAAGGCCAGAGCGGTCGGGAAGACCCCCAGATAGACCATGTTGAGCGTGGCCGATACCGGCGCCCGCGAAGCCTCGCCGACCAGTACCCCCATGAACGGCAGACAGGCGACCGCGCCGACCAGACAGCCGAACGTGGTCACCTGCAGCGCGGACGCGTGACGCAGGGCCGGCTTCTGGCCGACCACACCGCTCGCGTACGACACCGCTGCCAGCAGACACAGGGCCATTCCGAGCACCGACGAGTCGCCCTCGCCCGACATGGACAGTCCCACCACCACTGTTCCGGCGAAGGAGACAGCCATGCCGGCCATCAGCCGTGACGGCAGCCCCTCCTTGAGCAGCCACCCAGCGAGCAGCGCCATGACCAGCGGACCGACGTTCACCAGCAGTGCCGCGGTGCCCGCATCCACCTTCTGCTCGCCCCAGTTGAGAACCACCATGTACAGGCCGAACCAGAGCAGGCCCGAGATCACGATGCCGGGCCAGGCGGCCCGGGGCGGCAGGCCCTCCCTGCGGACCAGACAGATCGCACCGAGGACGATCGAGCCGGCCAGCAGGCGGCCGAGGGCGAGCGCGCCAGGGGAGTAGGCAGCGCCGGCGCTGCGGATCGAGACAAACGCCGAGGCCCACAGCAGGACAGTCGTCCCGGCCGCGGCGACGGCCTTCGTCTGGGTGGAATTCATACGACGAACGTAACGCGCCTGTGGTCCGGTTCTCACCGCAATATCGCCGCGCGAACAGCGTCGGCGCGATGCCGGGCGTCCGGCGGCCGGGCGGGCCGGAACGCGTCAGCCGGCTCTCGGCACCGGCCGGAGCGTCTCGTACTGCAGGGCCAGGCCATCCACCAGCGCCCTGAGTCCTGTCTCGAAGGCACCCTCGTCGACCTGCTGCTGCCGCTCGGCGAGCAGATGGGCCTGGCCGAGGTGCGGATAGTCGGCCGGGTCGTAGGCGGTCTCGTCGTCGACGAAACCGCGGGCGAACGAACCGAGGGCCGAGCCGGTGATGAAGTACCGCATCAGCGCGCCGATGTAGGTGGCCTGGGCGGCCGGCCAGCCCGCCCGGACCATCGCACCGAAGACCGCGTCCGCCACTCGCAGACCCGCGGGCCTGCGGCCGGGTCCCTGGGCGAGCACCGGGACGATGTTGGGGTGGTCGGTCAGCGCGGAGCGGTACGAGACGGCCCAGTCGTGCAGCGCGGTGCGCCAGTCGCGGACGTCGTTCTCGTCGAACATCGACAGATCGATCTGGGCGGAGACGGCATCGGCGACCGCGTCGAGGATCTCGTCCTTGTTGCGGAAGTGGTTGTACAGCGAGGGTCCGCTGACCCCCAGCTCGGCGGCGAGCCGGCGGGTGGAGACGGCCGCCAGCCCTTCGGAGTCCACCAGAGTGCTCGCGGTCGCGACGATGCGCTCTCTGCTGAGGAGGGGCTTGCGTGGGCGGGCCATGGCGCACATAGTAGGGCCTGCCCCCGAGAAACTAGCAGTGCTAATTTAAATGAGGTGCCCCGAATGAATCTGGAGCTCAGTGAGGAGCAGTCCGCGGTACGGCAGCTCGCCAGGGACTTCACCGACCGCGAGATCACCCCGCACGTCGTCGAGTGGGACCGCGCCGAGAGCGTCGACCGCGGCATCGTCAAGAAGCTCGGAGCGCTGGGCTTCCTCGGCCTGACCATCGGCGAGGAGTACGGCGGCTCGGGCGGCGACCACCTGGCCTACTGCCTCGTCACCGAGGAGCTCGGCCGCGGGGACTCGTCGGTGCGCGGCATCGTCTCGGTCTCCCTCGGCCTGGTGGCCAAGACCATCGCGTACTGGGGCGACGAGGAGCAGAAGCAGCGCTGGCTGCCCGGCCTCACCTCCGGTGATCTGGTCGGCTGCTTCGGTCTCACCGAGCCGGGCACCGGCTCCGACGCGGGCAACCTCTCGACCAGGGCCGTCCGCGATGGTGACGACTACGTCATCAACGGCTCCAAGATGTTCATCACCAACGGCACCTGGGCCGATGTGGTGCTCCTGTTCGCCCGCTCCACCGACGCGCCCGGCCACAAGGGCGTGTCCGCCTTCCTGGTGCCCACGGACACACCTGGCCTCGGCCGCCGCACCATTCACGGCAAGCTCGGACTGCGGGGGCAGGCCACCGCGGAGTTGACCTTCGAGGACGTGAGGGTCCCGGCTTCCGCCATGCTGGCGCCGGAGGGCAAGGGTTTCTCGGTGGCGATGTCGGCCCTGGCCAAGGGGCGGATGTCGGTGGCCGCGGGCTGTGTCGGGATCGCCCAGGCCGCCCTCGACTGCGCCCTGAGGTACGCGGGCGAGCGCGAGCAGTTCGGCAAGCCCATCGCCGGCCACCAACTCGTCCAGGAGCTGATCACCGACATCTCGGTGGATGTGGACGCCGCCAGGCTGCTGACCTGGCGGGTCGCCGATCTGATCGACCGCGGCGAACCTTTTGTCACCGAGGCGTCGAAGGCGAAGCTCTTCGCCTCCGAGGCCGCGGTACGGGCGGCGAACAACGCGCTCCAGGTGTTCGGCGGCTACGGATACATCGACGAGTACCCGGCGGGCAAGCTGCTGCGTGACGCCCGCGTGATGACGCTCTACGAAGGCACCAGCCAGATCCAGAAGCTGGTCATCGGGCGGGCGCTCACCGGGGTTTCGGCCTTCTGAAGCGCTCCAGGCCGTTCTGAGTACCCGAGCTGAGTATCCGGGCGGATGTGGCACCTGCCGCATCCGCCCGATGCTGTTCCCATGAGTGACACACCGGTAAAGCAGCAGAACACGGCGGCGTACTACGGGCAGGCCGTCGCGTCGTTCGCCATCGCACTTGCCGCCATGACACTGGGGGTACTGAATCTGGATGTCGATGTGTGGGTCCGGGCCTTCCTCGGCCTCGGTCTCCTCTACCTCACCACTTCCGCCTTCACTCTCGCCAAGGTCGTCAGGGACCGCCAGGAGGCCGGACAGATCGTGAGCCGGGTCGACCAGGCCCGGCTGGAGAAGCTGCTCGCCGAGCACGACCCCTTCCAGAAGCTCTGAACCAGGGGCGGGCTCCCCTACCCGCCGGAAGGGCCGAGCCCGCTCCCGGGCGCGGATCCCTCCGGGCGGCGCCGGGATGGCCCGGGGCTTCCCCTAAGCGCTTGCTCACCTTCGGGGTATGGTGTGCGTCCTGCACCACGGGCGGAAGGGGCGAGCAATGAGCACGGCGGAGGAGAGGTCCGGCGGCGACGACATGCCGTGGGCCGAGGTCGGCCCCGAGGCCGCCAGGCGGCTGCTCGTCGCCGCGGTCGAGGCCTTCGCCGAACGCGGCTACCACGCGACGACGACCCGCGACATCGCGGGCCG contains:
- a CDS encoding YiaA/YiaB family inner membrane protein encodes the protein MSDTPVKQQNTAAYYGQAVASFAIALAAMTLGVLNLDVDVWVRAFLGLGLLYLTTSAFTLAKVVRDRQEAGQIVSRVDQARLEKLLAEHDPFQKL
- a CDS encoding DMT family transporter, with amino-acid sequence MNSTQTKAVAAAGTTVLLWASAFVSIRSAGAAYSPGALALGRLLAGSIVLGAICLVRREGLPPRAAWPGIVISGLLWFGLYMVVLNWGEQKVDAGTAALLVNVGPLVMALLAGWLLKEGLPSRLMAGMAVSFAGTVVVGLSMSGEGDSSVLGMALCLLAAVSYASGVVGQKPALRHASALQVTTFGCLVGAVACLPFMGVLVGEASRAPVSATLNMVYLGVFPTALAFTTWAYALARTTAGRMGATTYAVPALVVLMSWLFLDEVPEWLTLLGGVVCLAGVAVSRSRSGRLRRASLPSAPLPEAGSGASPGGHGSSTGAGGPRSSGTER
- a CDS encoding TetR/AcrR family transcriptional regulator; its protein translation is MARPRKPLLSRERIVATASTLVDSEGLAAVSTRRLAAELGVSGPSLYNHFRNKDEILDAVADAVSAQIDLSMFDENDVRDWRTALHDWAVSYRSALTDHPNIVPVLAQGPGRRPAGLRVADAVFGAMVRAGWPAAQATYIGALMRYFITGSALGSFARGFVDDETAYDPADYPHLGQAHLLAERQQQVDEGAFETGLRALVDGLALQYETLRPVPRAG
- a CDS encoding acyl-CoA dehydrogenase family protein, which translates into the protein MNLELSEEQSAVRQLARDFTDREITPHVVEWDRAESVDRGIVKKLGALGFLGLTIGEEYGGSGGDHLAYCLVTEELGRGDSSVRGIVSVSLGLVAKTIAYWGDEEQKQRWLPGLTSGDLVGCFGLTEPGTGSDAGNLSTRAVRDGDDYVINGSKMFITNGTWADVVLLFARSTDAPGHKGVSAFLVPTDTPGLGRRTIHGKLGLRGQATAELTFEDVRVPASAMLAPEGKGFSVAMSALAKGRMSVAAGCVGIAQAALDCALRYAGEREQFGKPIAGHQLVQELITDISVDVDAARLLTWRVADLIDRGEPFVTEASKAKLFASEAAVRAANNALQVFGGYGYIDEYPAGKLLRDARVMTLYEGTSQIQKLVIGRALTGVSAF